The DNA window gctgctttttagttagctttgcgacactatcaaaaatatattttggattgttcttattttcctcaattaagttgaaaaaataggatgatcgagcagcagtgaaggctcttcgatactgcacagtagtgtctttccaagctagtgggatgacttccagtttggtgtagcgccatttctgttccaattttcaTGAAACTTTCTTCAGAGCTCAGGTATTTTCTGCATACctgggagctagtttcttatgacaaatgttttgtttttaggtgtgcgactgcatctagggtattacgcaaggttaaattgagttccttggGTGGAGTTATGCCACTGCATTCCCACTGCAGTACTTGATGGACTCCAGCAAAGATGATGTCATCTGTTTGGTCACCGTACTGGTGATAAGGTTGCTATCGAAGATCAGACCCTCAGCCCTAGATGGACCCTTCCAACAGGCACCAGACATGACAGAAACATCTCAGCAACTCATCAGACAAGTCCTGTCTGAGTTCTGTGCTGCATCCAGATTCTCCAGGACACAGGAATATTCCCAGAACCTGCACATCCACAGGGTGTTCAGAGGTGTACATAACTTGATGGAGGAGTTTGGCTCTTATAACACCCTGCAAGCAGCTATTTCCTCCCAGGACCCTGCATTTGACAGAGTCCTGGTAAAGTCCTTGACCCAGCAGCTGGTACAGGGACGCAAGGAGGCGTCAAGACCAGCTTCTGCTGCAACAAACCCAGCAGACCaggctgagacagagaggggggctgAGCAGAAAGCAAGAAGGAGCTTCCTTTGCTTTTCAATGACCAAACTCAGGATCAACTTCAAGGTATAGCAGGGAGTTAGCATTTGTTTTTTGTTCCAGTTAGGTGCTGATGTTATTGATGTGGCTATGATAAGACAAATATATGagataaatatgtttttattcatcACTAAATTGTTGCCTTGGATTCAGAAGTGTTCCATTTCTTTATATATTCTCTGTACCATTTTCTTTACCTTTCTCCTGTTAGCGTTCCAAGAGAGGAAACAAAAAGGACTGCCATTCAGTCCAGGAACAGACTGAGATTACCTCTACTGATGGACATTGCATAGGTAAGGATGTTTTAGAGCTCTCCTATAGCTTGTAGTTTTGTTTAGGTGTGTGTTAGAAACATAGAGTATGCCTACCAAACTCATTGCACTGTTATTTATCAAAGTTAttatactgtatttctctctctctctctctctccccatccatttctcttgtgtttctagctccacacATTGAggctcatggtgctgaatctcCAGTTGGAGAGgtttctccctccatatctcagcCTATCAAAAAAACAATCCTTGATTGTCAGGGTCTTTTCAGCAATGATGAAGCCATTCAGGCGCTTCACCAAGAAGAACCTGTAACCTGTTACGCTGCATGAAGAACTACTTTTGTAACAGCAAGATTTTTGACAAGAGGAATTTCTGCATGTCTACCCTTTCAAagtctatttgatcaaataaatcCAAATTGTTTT is part of the Salmo trutta chromosome 34, fSalTru1.1, whole genome shotgun sequence genome and encodes:
- the LOC115173190 gene encoding uncharacterized protein LOC115173190, producing MDSSKDDVICLVTVLVIRLLSKIRPSALDGPFQQAPDMTETSQQLIRQVLSEFCAASRFSRTQEYSQNLHIHRVFRGVHNLMEEFGSYNTLQAAISSQDPAFDRVLVKSLTQQLVQGRKEASRPASAATNPADQAETERGAEQKARRSFLCFSMTKLRINFKRSKRGNKKDCHSVQEQTEITSTDGHCIAPHIEAHGAESPVGEVSPSISQPIKKTILDCQGLFSNDEAIQALHQEEPVTCYAA